The stretch of DNA ACGACCGGCGTGTCGCGGGTCGAATCCGACAGCGGCAAGGTACAGGGCATGTTCATCCAGGGACAGGATTGCGGATCGGGATCCGGCGGGTCGAAGCCGGCTCCGGCTCCGGTACAGATACCGTCGCTGATCCCCGGCAAAAAATAAGACAGATCAAAGCCTTAAAGAATATTTATGGCTCGTACGGTTGAAGCTGATAGCGCGAGCCTGTATCTACTGGGCAGGGCGCACGGCGGGGTGTTTCGCTGGGCAGGGACATCCATTCATTCATGGTTCGCTAGCGAAGCGATTCGCCGGCGGACGCGTCGCGGAATCACCGTGAAAGGCGTAAGCGAAGCGGGATGGTGGATTTACTCGGCATGTTCCGTCGACGCCCCGCGAAACGCGGTGCCCCCGGGTTTGCGCGTTCGCGCGACGACATCACCGCGCTCGGCGATTCCTTCGGCGACATGCTGAAGAGCCCGGTGCGCGATGGGCCGCCGATGGCGCGCTCCGCCGCCCTGCCCGGGCTGGACTTGCCGCAGCCGCAGCCCGACGCAGAACCGCCGCGCGAGCCGCGTCACCGTGCGCAGGCGCCACGTCCCAAGGCCAACGGCGGCGAAGCGCCGCGGCTGATCAAGCGGCCCGGCTTCCTCGCTGTGCACAGCGTGGAAAAGAGTTTCGGCACGCGCCAGGTCGTGCGCGGCGTCAGCATCTATGTCCGCCGCGGCGAGGCGGTCGGTCTGTTGGGTCCGAACGGCGCCGGCAAGACCACGGTGTTCTATATGATCACCGGGCTGATCAAGGCGGATCGCGGCGCCATCGAACTCGACGGCCACGACGTCACCAAGCTGCCGATGTATCAGCGCGCGCGGCTCGGCATCGGCTATCTGCCGCAGGAAGCCTCGATCTTCCGCGGCCTCACCGTCGAGCAGAACATTCGCGCCGTGCTCGAGGTCGTCGAGCCCAACCGCAGGAAGCGCGAGGCCGAACTCAACTCGCTGCTTGATGAATTCAACATCACGCGGCTGCGCAAGTCGCCATCGATCGCGCTGTCCGGCGGCGAGCGCCGCCGCGTCGAAATCGCGCGCGCACTGGCGACGCGTCCGAACTACATGCTGCTCGACGAACCCTTTGCCGGCATCGATCCGATCGCGGTCGGCGACATTCAGGACCTCGTCCGCCACCTCACCAACCGCGGCATCGGCGTCCTGATCACCGACCACAATGTGCGCGAAACGCTGGGGCTGACCGACCGCGCCTATATCGTCTATGCCGGGCAGATCTTGACCGAGGGCAGTCCGGAAGAGATCGTCAACGATCCGGATGTACGCCGCCTTTACCTTGGCGAGGAATTCCGGCTTTAGCGCACGCAGCGCCAAAGGGTGTTGCGGCTTGGCGATAAGGTATTGCGCTCACTCGGGAATCTATGGCGCGCCCGGACCCAAAACCGGTTCCCATTTTTGCGGAGCGCGCTATAGCCCAATTTTTGCGTCCGTCAAGCCGTGTACAAGGGCTTGGGACTAATATAAGCAAGAATCGGACCAACTTTTACCGGATCGGTTCTTGGCCTCATGGCGCTAACGCAGAGATTAGAGTTCCGCCAGTCGCAGTCGCTGGTGATGACGCCGCAATTGATGCAGGCGATCAAGCTGCTGCAATTGTCGAATCTCGACCTCTCGGCCTTCGTCGAGGAGGAGCTGGAACGCAATCCGCTGCTGGAGCGCGCCAATGACGGTCCCGAAGCTCCGGTGGCGGGGGAGCCGGCCACTGAGCGTGCCGAGTTCTCCGAATCCGGCGATGCCGGTAGCTATGGCGACGAGGGCGGCGATGCCTCCGATATGGCGTCAGGCCCCGCCTTCGAGCCCGGCCAGGAGGAATGGCTGAACCGCGACCTCGGCAGCCGCACCGAGATCGAGCAGACGCTGGATACCCCCCTCGACAACGTATTTTCCGAGGAACCCGCCGAAGCCGCCGCGCGCGTGGCGCAGGATGCGGCACCGACCGCCTACACCGAATGGGGCGGCGGCGCCTCCAACGACGACGACTACAATCTGGAAGCCTTCGTCGCCGCCGAGGTGACGCTCGGCAGCCACCTCGCCGAACAGCTCGCGGTGGCGTTCAGCGGACCGGCGCAGCGCATGATCGGGCAGTATCTGATCGATCTCGTCGACGATGCCGGCTACCTGCCGCCGGATCTGGGACAGGCCGCAGAGCGGCTGGGCGCCTCGCAAGGGGATGTCGACGCGGTGCTGAGCGTGCTGCAGAAATTCGATCCGCCCGGCGTCTGTGCACGGAATTTGAGCGAGTGCCTCGCAATCCAGCTCCGTGAGCTAAACCGCTACGACCCCGCGATGCAGGCGCTGGTGGAAAATCTCGATCTGCTGGCCAAGCGCGACATCGCCTCTCTGCGCAAATTGTGCGGCGTCGACGACGAAGATATCACCGACATGATCGGTGAAATCCGCCGTCTCGATCCCAAGCCCGGCCTGAGGTTCGGCTCGGCGCGCACGCAGACCATGGTGCCCGACGTCTATGTGCGGCCCGGCCCGGACGGCGGCTGGCATGTCGAACTCAACAGCGACACGTTGCCGCGCGTGCTGGTCAATCAGGTCTATTACACCGAGCTGTCGAAGACGATCCGCAAGGACGGCGACAAATCCTATTTCACCGACTGCCTGCAGAACGCGACCTGGCTGGTCCGCGCGCTGGATCAGCGCGCCCGCACCATCCTGAAGGTCGCGACCGAAATCGTGCGCCAGCAGGACGGCTTCTTCACCCATGGTGTCGCGCATCTGCGGCCGCTGAATCTGAAGGCGGTGGCGGATGCCATTCAGATGCACGAATCGACGGTGTCGCGGGTCACCGCCAACAAATATATGGCGACCAATCGCGGCAGCTTCGAGCTGAAATATTTCTTCACCGCCTCGATCGCGTCGGCCGACGGCGGCGAAGCCCACTCGGCGGAGGCGGTCCGTCACCACATCAAGCAATTAATCGACGCGGAAGCTCCAAATGCGATCCTCTCCGACGATACCATCGTGGAACGATTGCGCGAATCCGGCATTGATATTGCCCGCCGCACGGTCGCGAAATACCGCGAAGCGATGCGTATTCCTTCCTCGGTGCAGCGCCGCCGCGATAAACAGAGCATGCTCGGTAACGCACTTTCCGCTCCCGCCGCTTCCCCCGACCGGTCTCGCGATACGGCCCCGGCCTGATTGCGTTCGTCCCAAATCGCGATAATCTCGGTTCCCCGCCAGTGCAGCGTCAGGAAAGCCGGGAAAGGGGCACCGGTTCATCGAAAGGACTCACCCTCCAACGTCAAAAACCAGAGTAGTCGAGGCATCAAGTGAGGCATCAAATGACCCTTCGAATCTCCGGGAAAAGCATCAGTGTCGGCGACGCGCTTCGTTCGCGCGTCAGCGATCGCACCGATGAGGTCCTGAGAAAATATTTCGACGGCAACTATTCCGGTCACATCACGCTGAGCAAGGATGGCTTCGGCTTCCGCACCGACTGCGCACTGCATTTGGATTCCGGGATTACGCTGGAGGCCGATTCCAACGCCACCGACGCCTATGCCAGCGCCGATCAGGCGCTCCTGATGATCGAGAAGCGCCTGCGCCGCTACAAGAGCCGGCTGAAGGACCGCTCGGCCCGCAAGGCCTATGCCGCCTCTGCGGCTCTGGCCGAGATCGAGGCGCCGGTGCTCGACGCGCCGAGCTATGTGATCGAGGCGCCGGCCGGAGGCGACGAGGAAGTCATCACCTACAGCCCCGTCATCATTGCCGAGGCGACCACGTCGCTGAAACGGCTTTCGGTCAGCGAGGCGGTCATGGAGCTGGATCTGACCGGAGCGGCCTGCATCGTGTTCCAGCATGGCTCAAGCGGCCGGGTGAACATCATTTACCGCCGTACGGACGGCAATGTCGGCTGGGTCGACCCCCCGGCGGTTACCCCCTGACATATCATATGGCTGACCGCATATGGCTAACCGCATTGACGCCTCCGGCTGCTCTCCCTATGGTCCGCCGCCCTTAACGATGGCAGTGCAGGAACCCGCTCTCGGGAGTTGGCACCGGCCAAGCGTTGGAGTAGAAGCCCAGCAAATCGGGACCCGGGCTAAACCCGCCTCCCGTCTCATGTTCTTGACGCCCCGGTTCTACAACCTATCTCGCCACCTGACGGTTTAATTCACCTCGGAACGCCCCATGACGATTACCGATCTGGTCGCACCCGAGGCGATTCTCCCCGCTTTGAAGGTCATCAGCAAGAAACAGGCGCTGCAGGAACTGGCGGCGCGCGCCTCTGCCCTGACCGGGCAGAACGAACGGTCGGTGTTCGAGGTGCTGTTGCAGCGCGAGAAGCTGGGCACCACCGCCGTCGGCTACGGCGTCGCCATTCCGCACGGCAAGCTGCCGAAACTCGAAAAGCTGTTCGGCCTGTTCGCCCGGCTCGAACGCCCGATCGATTTCGAGGCGATGGACGGCCAACCGGTCGACCTGATCTTCCTGCTGCTGGCGCCGGAAGGCGCCGGCGCCGATCATCTGAAGGCGCTGGCGCGGATCGCACGGCTGTTGCGCGACCAGGACGTCGCCAAGAAGCTGCGCGCCTCGCGCGATGCCCAGGCGATCTATTCGGTGCTCGCCCTGCCGCCGGCGAGCGCGGCATAGTCTCTCGCGAGGTCCGTGGGTTCAACTCGCCTATTGCGATAGCGCGGCGGGTAAACGCAATTTTAAGCTAAATAGCGGTTATTTCGGTTGTGCGGATTTTTCCCGCGCCCCCGGAGAACATTGCCATGACGCTGCGGCTGACGATTTCGCGCGCAATATTGATTTTTGGACTAGTTACCGCATTGGGCCTCGGTGCCGTGATTGCCACCAGCGTTTACGGGCTGTCGCAGCTCAAGGTCGGCGGTCCGCTCTACAATCAGATCAAGCTCGGCAACGACCTCATCGCCGACATTCTGCCGCCGCCGGAATACGTCATCGAAGCCTATCTCGAGTCCACCCTCGTGTTGCACGATCCGGCGCAGCTTGCGGCGCATCGCGACAGGCTGGCGCAGCTCAAGAAGGAATATGACGAGCGGTGGGATTTCTGGGTCAAATCCGATCTCGATCCGGTGCTCAAGGGCAAGCTGGTGGAGAAATCCGATAGCGAGGTGCGCCGCTTCTGGACCGCGATTCAGGACGGCCTGCTGCCCGCGCTCGCCAAGGGCGACATCGCCGCGGCGGCGAAATCCTATGCTGAAATCACCGCGCGTTACACCGCGCACCGCGCCATCATCGACGATATCGTCAAGCAGACCAACGACCAGAACGCGGCGACGGAAGTCGCGGCGACCGGACGTGTCAGCACATTCACGTTTGTGTTGTGGGGCGTTTCGGCCGCGGTGTTTCTCGTCATCGGCGCAGGTATTTTCGGCGTGGCATTCGGCGTCATTCGTCCCATCGCGGCAATGACTGACGTGATGAAGGGGCTCGCGGGTGGCGACCTCAATGTCTCGGTTCCGGCGCTCAGCCGCGGCGATGAAGTGGGCGCCATGGCGCGCGCGGTCCAGGTCTTCAAGGACAACGCCCAGCGCGTTCAGTCGATGGAACAGGAGCAGGCCGGCCTGAAGCTGAAGGCGGAAGGCGACCGCAAGGCCGCGATGCAGCAGATGGCCGACGGCTTCGATTCCGCGATCGGAAAAATCATCCAGACCGTATCGACCGCTTCCTCCGAACTCGAATCATCGGCCGGACAACTGACCAAGACGGCCGAAGTGACCCAGGTGCTGTCGGCAACGGTCGCCTCCGCATCGGAGCAATCCTCGGCCAACGCGCAGTCCGCCGCGGCGGCCGCGGAAGAGATGGCCTCATCGGTGTCGGAGATCAGCCGCCAGGTGCAGGATTCGCACAAGATCTCCCGCGAGGCGGTGAGCCAGGTCGAGCAGACCAATGCGCGGATCGCCGATCTCGCCCAGTCCGCCAGCCGGATCGGCGAAGTGGTCAAAATGATCAGCGCGGTCGCCGAGCAGACCAATTTGCTGGCGCTGAACGCCACGATCGAGGCGGCGCGCGCCGGCGAGGCGGGACGGGGATTTGCCGTCGTTGCATCCGAGGTCAAGGCGCTTGCCGCGCAGACCGCGAAAGCGACCGAGGAAATCAGCGAGCAGATCGGCCAGATGCAGTCGGCGACCAACCAGTCGGTATCGGCGATTCAGGAAATCGGCGGCACGATCGGCCGCATCGCGGAAATTTCGCAGGCGATCGCGGCAGCGGTGGAAGAGCAGGGTGCCACGACGCAGGAAATCTCGCGCAACGTGCAGCAGGCGGCGCAGGGAGCCACGCAGGTCGCGGGCAGCATCACGGACGTCAACCGCGGGGCGACCGATACCGGCGCGGCATCGACGCATGTGCACGGGCTGGCCCGGTCGCTGCTCGGGCAGAGCAATCATCTCAAGGGTGAGGTGGAGAAATTCCTCTCGACCGTGCGCGCGGCGTAAGCCTCAGCGCTGTCGCGGCGTATGCGACAGGTAGCGAACCGTTCGGCTGCCGCCATGGACGCTGGCGGTGCCGACCTCGACAAAACCAAGCGCCGCATGGAAGGCATCGGATGCCGGGTTTGGAGGTGTCTTGTTGACCTCGCAGACAACGCGGTCATGCCCGGCGCGGGCGGCGTGCTCAAACAGGTCGTCATACAGCCGCCGTCCGCAGCCGCGTCCGCGCGCCGATGGTGCGACCACGATCCGGTCGACATACACAAAGCGCGGATAGCGGGCGTGGAACCAGATGAAATTGGGACTGTCGTATCGGGCGTCCTGATCGAAGGCGAGCAGGAAGGCATCCAGACGGCCAATCCGTCTTGCGAGGAACGCTTCGCTGATCAGGTATTCGAGCCGTTCTGCCTCCAGCCAGGACAACTCCTGCGCATGCGCGTTGTTGAGCGCAAGAAGGGCCTTTCCCAGCGCCGCGTCCCGCAACATCTCGGCCGCATCAACTGATCTTGGTTCTGCATCATTCATCGATCTTGGCGCCCGATTGGAGACTATGCGTCTCCATATCCAAATCAGGGCGCGTCTCGAAACGCAAAAAACGCGGGCCGATCCCAAGGATCACGCCCGCGTATGGTGAACTCTCATTGCGGCCTCAACCGGCCGTCAAGTCAGCGACTGCCGAGCTGATGCGGCAGCACGCGTCGTGTCAGTGCACGCTGACGGCCTGAAGCTCGTTGCTCCATGCGTTGGCGATCGCCGCTTCACGGCTGTCGGTCAGCATGATCGGGGTGCCGTCGGCGGCATGCAGCGCGAACAGTTTCAGCCCCGGCGCGATTTTCGGCGCCTGCGGAAACAGTCCCGGCACGTCCTCGGAACGGACTTGTTTCACGTAGGCGATGTGGCCTTCACCAAGATGGGCCAGCGCCTCAACGGAAACTTTTTCGGGTTCGAAGGTAACACTCACGTCACTCATGGTCTCGACTCCTTCTGGGTCTAAGCGGTCGAGTCCGCTACTTGTTCCATTATTCGTGCTCATTGATAGCAATTGTCTTAACGACCCTTTCAGGCTCCGGCCTGGCGAGGTCGATCGACAACAGCCCGTTTTTCAGATCCGCGCCCAGCACATGCATCCCCTCCGCCAGCACGAAGGTGCGCTGGAAGTGGCGCGCGGCGATGCCGCGATGGATGTACTGCCGGGCCTTGTCGTCCTGCTGGCGGCCCCGGATCACGAGCTGGTTTTCCTCAATGGTCACATCGAGTTGGTCACGGGTAAAACCCGCCACCGCGAGCGTGATGCGCAGCCGTTCGGGCTGGCCGTTGGCACGGTCACACCGCTCGATGTTGTAGGGAGGATAACCGTCGGCGCCTTTGACGACGCGGTCGAGCGCACGCTCGATTTCGTCGAACCCAAGCAGGAACGGACTGGATAACGAAGGAACACGAGACATTACAAAGTCCTCTCGAAGCGACTTTGAGGGGCCCTTGCGGCGCCCCATTCAACCGGCCGGCCGACTTGCCGTCCGGTCAAGGAACAATATGGGGGTGATTTGGGAACGGTTCAAGCGCCTCTGAAAGCTGCGTAAATCGGCCGCGGCGGGTTAATTCGCGTTAATCTGGCCTCGTTTTGCGTGACAGGAATGGTGTTCAGGAACCCACCCGCTTGCGGCCGTCGGCGGTAAATAGATGCAGCTTGTCGGGCGCCGCAACGGCCTTGATTCGCTCGCCGATGCCGGGGGCTATGGCGCCGGGAATTCGCACGATCACCTCGCCCGGCGGCAGTTCGCCCGGAGTGGCGGCGACGCCCTGAACCTCGTGCTGCCGGGTGCCGTAAACAAAAGTTTCGGCGCCGACGCGCTCGATCGCCTCCACGGTGAGGCCGAGCGCCACGCCGCCGGAAACCGTTTCGTTCGTGATGACGAAATCCTCGGGGCGAATGCCGAGGATGGCAGCTTCGCCGACGCGGGCATCGCCGGCCAATTGTGACTTCAGTTCGTCGGAGCGCAGCGGCATCAGATTCATCGGCGGGGCGCCGATGAAGGAAGCCACAAAGGTGGTCGCGGGCTTCTGGTAGATATCGAGCGGGTTGCCGATCTGCTCGACCTGGCCGCCGTTCATGACCACGAGAATATCGGCCAGCGTCATCGCCTCGAGCTGGTCGTGGGTGACGTAGATCGAGGTCGTCGAGAGGCGGCGCTGCAATTTGCGGATTTCGACCCGCATGGCGATGCGCAGCTTGGCGTCGAGATTCGACAGCGGTTCGTCGAACAGAAACACCTTTGGCTGCCGCACGATCGCGCGACCCATCGCCACGCGCTGGCGCTGGCCGCCGGACAATTGCCGCGGCTTGCGCTCGAGCATCGCGCCAAGTTCGAGAATGCGCGCGGCTTCTTCCACGCGCGTCTTGATCTCGCCTTCGGCCATGCGGCGGTTGCGCAGGCCGTAGGCCATGTTGTTGTAGACGCTCATGTGCGGGTAGAGCGCGTAGTTCTGGAACACCATCGCGATGTCGCGGTCGGCCGGCTCGATCTGGTTGACGACGCGCCCGCCGATATCGATCTCACCGCCGGTAATGGTCTCCAGCCCCGCGACCATGCGCAACAGCGTGGACTTGCCGCAACCGGACGGACCGACCAGTACGCAGAACTGGCCGTCGCCGACGTCGAAATCGATGCCCTTGATGGCTTCGAAGCCGCCGGCGTAGGTCTTGCGGACGTTGCGGAGGGTGACGTTGGCCATTTCACTTTTCCGTCTGGACCAGGCCGCGCACGAACAGCCGCTGCATGAAGATGACGACCGCGACAGGCGGCAGCATGGCAAGGACCGCGGTTGCCATCGCGAGCTGCCATTCAGCGAGCTCGTCCGTGGCCACCAGCATCTTCTTGATGCCGATCACGATGGTCTGCATCGAATCCTGCGTGGTGATCAAAAGCGGCCAGAGATACTGATTCCAGCCATAGAGGAACTGGATCACGAACAACGCGGCCATGGTCGTGACCGACAGCGGCAGCAGCGTATCCCAGAAGAAGCGGAAGGGGCCGGCGCCATCGATGCGCGAAGCTTCCAGGAGTTCATCCGGCACGGTCATGAAGAACTGGCGGAACAAGAGCGTGCCGGTGGCGGATGCAATCAGCGGCAGGATCAGGCCGGCATAGGTGTCAAGCATCTTGAGATCGGCAACCACCTTGTAAGTCGGATAAATGCGCACCTCGACCGGCAACATCAGCGTGATGAAGATGATCCAGAACGCGGTCTTGCGGAAGGGAAAGCGGAAATAGACGACGGCGTATGCCGAGAGAATCGAGATGAAAATCTTACCGACCGCAATGCCGATCGCCGAGACGAATGAATTGATCAGCATGTTGGCGACCGGCTCGCGGCTGGTGCGCGAGCCGCCGACGAAGATCGCGCGGTAGTAATTCTCCAGCGCGTGCGTACCGGGCGTTGCCGGCATGTGGCCGCCGACCACGGTCGCGGCGTCATGGGTCGAGGCAACCAGCGCCAGCCAGACCGGGAAGGCGACGATGAATACGCCGAGGGTGAGGATCACATAGGCAATGATATCGTTGAGCGGGCGGTGCTCGACCATCAGTACTGCACCTTGCGTTCGACATAGCGGAACTGGATCGCGGTCAACGCGATCACGATCACCATCAGTACCACCGATTGCGCCGCCGAGCCGCCGAGGTCGCCGCCGAGCCGGCCGTCCGCATAGACCTTGTAGACCATGGTGGTGGTGGCCCCGGCGGGGCCGCCGCCGGTCACGGCGTCGATGATGCCAAAGGTATCGAAGAAGACGTAGACGACATTGACCACCAGCAGGAAGAAGGTGGTCGGCGACAGCAGTGGGAAGACGATCGTCCAGAACCGCCGCATCGGGCGCGCGCCGTCGATGGCGCCGGCCTCGATCACGCTCTTGGGGATCGATTGCAGACCGGCGAGGAAGAACAGGAAATTGTAGGAGATCTGCTTCCACACCGAGGCCATCACCACGAGGAGCAAGGCATGGTCGGCATTGAGCAGCGGATTCCAGTCGATGCCCATGCCACGCAGCGGCCGCGCCAGCATGCCGAGCGAGGGCTGAAACATGAAGAACCAGAGCACGCCGGCGACTGCGGGCGCTACCGCATAGGGCCAGATCATCAGCGTCTTGTAGGCGGGCGCGGCCTTGAGGTTCTTGTCGGCCTGCGTTGCGAACAACAGCGCGATCGAGAGCGAAAGCGCCCCGACCAGTGTCGAGAAGATCGCGGTCGTCAGCATCGACCGGTAATATTCAGGCTGGGCGAACAGCGCCTGGTAATTTTCCAGACCGACGAACTCGGAGACGAGACCGAACGCATCCTCACGCAGAAAGGACTGCCACACCGCCTGGCTCGCCGGCCAATAGAAGAAAACGACGGTGATGACGAGCTGCGGCAGAAGCAGCAGGTACGGCAGCAGGCGGTTATTGAAGACGGTGGATTTTTCCATTCATGCGCCGCGTTCTTCCGGGTGATGCAAGCACTCCCTCCCGGATCACGGGAGGGAGCGCCGGTAGTAGCTCAGTCTATTTTGCCGTCTTCTCGAACGTGCGCAACATGGCATTGCCACGCGCCACCGCCGCGTCGAGGGCCTCCTTGGGGGTCTTCTTGCCGTCCAGCGCCGCCTCGATCTCCTCGGCCCAGAGGTCGCGCATCTGCACCATGTTGCCGAAGCGCAGGCCGCGCGAGTTCTCGGTCGGCTCCTTGTTGGTGAGTTCCTTCAGCGGAGTCTGCAGGGTGGGGTTCTTCTCATAGAAGCCGTCCTTGATCGACTTCTCGTAGGCCGCCTTGGTGATCGGCAGATAGCCGGATTCCTGGTGCAGCTTGGCCTGCCGGTTGGTGTCGGACAGGAAGGCGAAGAACTTTGCGACGCCCTTGTACTCTTCCGGCTTCTTGCCGCCCATCACCCACAGCGAAGCGCCGCCGATGATCGAGTTCTGCGGCGCACCCGCAACATCCGGGTAATAGGGCATCGGCGCCGAGGTGAAGTCGAACTTTGCGGTGCCCTTCGCGGTGCCGTAGTAGCCCGACGAGGTCAGGAAAATCGCGCATTCACCGGAGCCGAAGCGGGCCTCGTTTTTGGCGTCGCGTCCGCCATAGCTGTAGATCTTCTCTTTTTGCAGGTCGACGAGGTTCTGCAGGTGTTTGACGTGCAGCGGGGAGTTGAATTTCAGCACGGTATCGAAACCGTCGAGGCCGTTGGCCTTGGTGCCGATTGGCGCGTTGTGCCAGGCCGAGAATTGCTCGATATGCGCCCAGGAGACCCAGGCGTTGGAGAAGCCGCAGGTGTCGTGGCCGGCCGCCTTCAGCTTCCTGGCGGCGGCGAACACGTCCGGCCAGGTCTTCGGAATCTCGGTGACGCCGGCCTTCTTCAACTCATCCTTGTTGATCCACATCACCATGGAGGACGAATTGAAGGGGAAGGACAGCATCTCGCCCTTCGAGGTCGAATAATAGCCGGTGATGGTCGGCAGGTAGGCCTTCGGGTCGAAGGGCTCGCCGGCATCCTTCATCAGTTGGTAGACCGGCTTGATGGCGCCGG from Bradyrhizobium sp. AZCC 1693 encodes:
- the ugpB gene encoding sn-glycerol-3-phosphate ABC transporter substrate-binding protein UgpB, encoding MALRQFGAAAAVTVALALAAPAHAATEIQWWHAMTGGNNDVVNRLAEEFNASQSDYKIVPSYKGTYADTMNAGIAAFRAGNAPHIMQVFEVGTATMMSATGAIKPVYQLMKDAGEPFDPKAYLPTITGYYSTSKGEMLSFPFNSSSMVMWINKDELKKAGVTEIPKTWPDVFAAARKLKAAGHDTCGFSNAWVSWAHIEQFSAWHNAPIGTKANGLDGFDTVLKFNSPLHVKHLQNLVDLQKEKIYSYGGRDAKNEARFGSGECAIFLTSSGYYGTAKGTAKFDFTSAPMPYYPDVAGAPQNSIIGGASLWVMGGKKPEEYKGVAKFFAFLSDTNRQAKLHQESGYLPITKAAYEKSIKDGFYEKNPTLQTPLKELTNKEPTENSRGLRFGNMVQMRDLWAEEIEAALDGKKTPKEALDAAVARGNAMLRTFEKTAK